A window from Geomonas ferrireducens encodes these proteins:
- a CDS encoding cytochrome C, whose product MRHVIALGAAATLIYTGTVLAAQFPSSGKDLGAVTGGTFKEAHMVIDKKCVSCHTAERIESAIAAGKDMQKIQHRMELKGVKLTADEQTVLGIFYKQSPLKPKK is encoded by the coding sequence ATGAGACATGTGATTGCATTGGGAGCTGCTGCGACACTCATTTACACAGGTACTGTGCTTGCTGCACAATTTCCCTCGTCAGGTAAGGACCTGGGCGCCGTGACTGGCGGTACTTTCAAGGAAGCGCACATGGTGATAGACAAGAAATGCGTCTCATGTCATACCGCAGAGCGCATCGAAAGCGCCATTGCCGCCGGCAAGGACATGCAGAAGATCCAACACAGAATGGAGCTCAAAGGGGTGAAGCTCACTGCCGACGAACAGACCGTCCTTGGGATTTTCTACAAGCAAAGCCCGCTGAAACCAAAGAAGTAA
- a CDS encoding L,D-transpeptidase family protein: MLRPPAMSIVSLGLVAIATTTAQAPVDAVYYGGYLGNVFHYRVREGESLLEIARRFDLGFNQVTAANAGVDPYLPLPGTLVTIPTAWIPPELSPRPSIVVNLAELRLYYFPKDPDDPLLSYPIGIGDEGTDTPLGLYTVDRKSINPSWHVPASILQQRQDLPPVVPPGPENPLGSRALHLSGNDILIHGTNRPWGIGRRSSHGCIRLYPEDIVRLFECVGRGTQVLIVNRPVKVGVRKGKIFLEVHRDGNYQPEPGEVLHQMARLGFLTKVDIGLVVKAVSEKRGYPVEVTSIR, encoded by the coding sequence ATGCTTCGCCCCCCCGCCATGTCGATCGTTTCACTTGGTCTTGTAGCCATTGCCACGACAACGGCTCAAGCGCCTGTTGATGCCGTCTACTATGGCGGCTACCTCGGAAACGTCTTCCACTACCGGGTGCGCGAAGGCGAGTCGCTTTTGGAGATAGCTCGCCGCTTTGACCTGGGCTTCAACCAAGTAACCGCCGCCAACGCAGGCGTCGACCCCTACCTGCCTCTACCAGGCACTTTAGTTACCATCCCGACAGCGTGGATTCCGCCCGAGTTATCTCCCCGACCTTCGATCGTGGTCAATCTGGCGGAACTCCGGTTGTACTATTTCCCGAAGGACCCCGACGACCCACTCCTTTCCTACCCGATCGGCATTGGAGATGAGGGGACCGACACACCGCTTGGTCTTTATACGGTAGATCGAAAGTCCATCAACCCTTCATGGCACGTACCTGCCTCCATACTGCAACAAAGACAAGATCTCCCACCCGTTGTTCCTCCCGGCCCGGAGAACCCTCTGGGAAGCCGAGCCCTGCACCTCTCCGGTAACGACATCCTGATTCATGGCACAAACCGCCCCTGGGGGATAGGCAGGCGTTCGAGCCACGGATGCATCAGACTCTATCCGGAAGATATCGTGCGGCTGTTCGAATGTGTGGGGAGGGGGACGCAGGTGCTTATCGTGAACCGCCCCGTCAAGGTTGGCGTAAGAAAGGGCAAGATCTTCCTGGAGGTGCACCGAGATGGGAATTACCAACCAGAGCCGGGAGAGGTGCTGCACCAGATGGCGAGGCTGGGCTTTCTCACTAAGGTTGACATCGGCCTGGTGGTCAAGGCGGTTTCCGAGAAGAGGGGGTATCCGGTTGAGGTGACCTCGATCAGATGA
- a CDS encoding D-alanyl-D-alanine carboxypeptidase family protein — protein MMKIFSSIKQGLILLLLVCVPFPHAAAASSYPAPTYLLKIDGHVYRQRNASLRRAPASLTKMMTALVVMERCDLDEVVTVSRAASRETGSRIGLRSGQKFRVRDLLAATLIASANDACRALADHACGNQKIFVLQMNARARALGLENTHFSNACGHDNAGLYSSAHDLARLAEAGMRIPYFASLVAKRSMHISTIDGRRSFYLRNKNRLIGRYPGAVGVKTGTTPNAGQCLVAIAEREDRKVLLVIMHSPNRWKAAPALLDAAFAAGSPQRSTKRAETTQTRSSDEAPPEGTVVPDQEQTGVR, from the coding sequence ATGATGAAAATTTTCTCATCCATAAAGCAGGGTCTCATCCTTCTCCTTTTGGTCTGCGTCCCCTTCCCCCACGCAGCCGCGGCATCGAGCTACCCCGCCCCCACCTACCTGCTGAAGATCGACGGGCACGTCTACCGTCAGCGCAACGCCTCTCTGAGGCGCGCACCGGCAAGCCTTACGAAGATGATGACCGCCCTCGTCGTGATGGAGCGCTGCGACCTGGACGAGGTTGTGACCGTTTCCCGTGCGGCATCCCGCGAAACCGGGAGCAGGATAGGCCTCCGCAGCGGCCAGAAGTTCAGGGTGCGTGACCTGCTTGCCGCCACCCTTATCGCCTCGGCCAACGACGCATGCCGGGCTCTCGCCGATCACGCCTGTGGTAATCAGAAAATTTTCGTGCTACAGATGAACGCGCGCGCCCGCGCGTTAGGCCTAGAAAACACCCACTTCAGCAACGCCTGCGGCCACGACAACGCCGGGCTCTACTCGAGCGCCCACGACCTCGCACGTCTTGCCGAGGCGGGGATGCGGATACCGTATTTCGCGAGTCTTGTTGCCAAGCGGAGCATGCACATCTCGACCATCGACGGCAGGCGAAGCTTCTACTTGCGGAACAAGAACAGGCTGATCGGGCGCTACCCGGGCGCCGTCGGCGTGAAGACGGGCACCACACCCAACGCCGGGCAGTGCCTCGTGGCGATCGCCGAGCGCGAAGACCGCAAGGTGCTCCTGGTCATCATGCATTCACCCAACCGCTGGAAGGCGGCCCCGGCCCTGCTCGATGCAGCCTTCGCCGCCGGCTCCCCGCAACGCTCGACCAAACGGGCGGAAACGACACAAACAAGGAGTTCAGATGAAGCACCACCGGAAGGAACTGTGGTTCCAGATCAAGAGCAGACGGGGGTTCGTTAA
- the mutL gene encoding DNA mismatch repair endonuclease MutL, with product MATKIRILPENLTNKIAAGEVVERPASVVKELVENALDAGSKEVTVEIESGGRRLIKVTDSGSGMSREDALLALERHATSKIASDDDLFSLTTLGFRGEALPSVASVSRLTIATRTAETLEGAEIYVEGGRIKEVKECGMASGTVIEVRNLFFNTPARLKFMKSAETEGGHVGELLTRLAISRPDVRFTYKNDGKVVFRALDADLKERVATLLGRSIASFLYPVSYEDGGVKVSGLVAAPECSRSAASHLYTYINGRFIKDKVVQHAVLQAYRNFMERGRYPVVAVFIDIPPGEVDVNVHPTKHEVRFRQQGRVHDAIQFAVESVLKQTPWLKRPAAPDAARPAETQSAAATTTTRQLWTQAAPPTQAAPPKHERFEVPAAAPAPEQPATSVSEAKVAEIRELLTGYQAKPQPALRQQLHFPSQAEKPQSAPEPPVVPQPIKEEEAEGGAPGYFSSLAVIGQFNASYILCQRGTDLVLIDQHAAHERVAFERLKGEFAGRAVDSQGLLFPETLELSFKESAVLMEHLEELRRLGFSFEEFGGNTWLLNAVPQLLAGSDYLRTVRDILEELASLSRSRTFTDVQEDLLARIACHSVVRGRRSLSAQEIAALFKQMDETDFSSNCPHGRPVMQTLTLSEVEKMFKRV from the coding sequence TTGGCTACAAAGATCCGCATTCTTCCTGAAAATCTCACCAACAAGATCGCTGCCGGCGAGGTAGTGGAGCGCCCCGCCTCCGTCGTCAAGGAACTGGTGGAAAACGCGCTCGACGCCGGTTCGAAAGAGGTGACGGTGGAGATCGAGTCCGGCGGCAGGCGGCTCATCAAGGTCACCGATTCGGGGAGCGGCATGTCCCGCGAGGACGCCCTGCTCGCCCTCGAGCGCCACGCCACGAGCAAGATAGCCAGCGACGACGACCTCTTTTCCCTGACCACCCTTGGTTTCCGCGGCGAGGCGCTGCCGTCGGTCGCCTCGGTGTCGCGTCTCACCATCGCCACCCGCACCGCGGAAACCCTGGAAGGAGCGGAGATCTACGTCGAAGGGGGGCGCATCAAGGAGGTCAAGGAGTGCGGCATGGCCTCGGGAACGGTAATCGAGGTGCGCAACCTCTTCTTCAACACGCCGGCGCGCCTTAAGTTCATGAAGAGCGCGGAGACCGAGGGGGGGCACGTGGGCGAGCTGTTGACCCGACTGGCCATCTCCCGCCCGGACGTCCGCTTCACCTACAAAAACGACGGTAAGGTCGTCTTCCGTGCTCTCGACGCCGACCTAAAGGAGCGGGTGGCGACGCTTCTTGGTCGCTCCATCGCTTCCTTTCTCTACCCCGTCTCATACGAAGATGGGGGGGTAAAGGTAAGCGGACTGGTGGCGGCGCCCGAGTGCAGCCGCAGCGCGGCAAGCCATCTCTACACCTACATAAATGGCCGCTTCATCAAGGACAAGGTGGTGCAGCACGCCGTTCTCCAGGCCTACCGCAACTTCATGGAGCGCGGACGCTATCCGGTAGTCGCGGTCTTCATCGATATCCCTCCCGGCGAGGTCGACGTGAACGTGCATCCGACCAAGCACGAGGTGAGGTTCAGGCAGCAGGGGCGGGTGCACGACGCAATCCAGTTCGCCGTGGAAAGCGTCTTGAAACAGACGCCGTGGCTGAAACGTCCTGCCGCGCCGGACGCTGCGCGCCCGGCGGAGACGCAGTCCGCGGCGGCGACTACGACAACGAGGCAGCTTTGGACGCAGGCGGCGCCTCCCACTCAGGCTGCCCCGCCGAAGCACGAGCGCTTTGAGGTACCCGCGGCGGCGCCCGCGCCGGAGCAACCGGCAACGTCGGTCAGCGAGGCCAAGGTGGCGGAGATTCGCGAACTGCTCACCGGATACCAGGCGAAGCCTCAGCCCGCCCTGCGGCAGCAGTTACACTTCCCTTCCCAGGCGGAAAAGCCGCAGTCTGCACCCGAGCCCCCGGTCGTGCCGCAGCCGATCAAGGAAGAGGAGGCGGAAGGCGGCGCGCCCGGGTATTTCTCCTCCCTTGCCGTGATCGGCCAGTTCAACGCCTCTTATATCCTGTGCCAGCGGGGCACGGACCTGGTGCTCATCGACCAGCATGCGGCCCACGAGCGCGTTGCCTTCGAGAGACTGAAGGGGGAGTTTGCCGGGCGGGCGGTCGACAGCCAGGGGCTTCTCTTCCCGGAGACGCTGGAACTCTCATTCAAGGAGTCTGCGGTACTCATGGAGCATCTGGAGGAGTTGCGCCGACTCGGCTTCTCCTTCGAAGAGTTCGGCGGCAACACGTGGCTTTTGAACGCCGTGCCGCAGCTCTTGGCAGGGAGTGACTACCTGCGTACCGTGCGCGACATCCTGGAGGAACTCGCGAGCCTTAGCCGCAGCCGCACTTTTACCGACGTGCAGGAGGATCTGCTGGCGCGTATCGCCTGCCACAGCGTGGTGCGCGGGCGGCGCTCCTTGAGCGCCCAGGAGATTGCCGCTCTCTTCAAGCAGATGGATGAGACCGACTTTTCCAGCAACTGTCCGCACGGCAGGCCGGTCATGCAGACGCTCACCCTCTCCGAGGTCGAGAAGATGTTCAAGAGGGTGTAG
- the hfq gene encoding RNA chaperone Hfq produces the protein MPKTPFNIQDQYLNQSRKERVKVLVQLMSGEKLEGHIKSFDNFSVLMEVHGDILIYKHAICSITSVDGVFRLHQ, from the coding sequence ATGCCGAAAACGCCTTTTAACATTCAGGACCAGTACCTCAACCAGTCCCGCAAGGAGCGTGTAAAGGTCCTGGTGCAGCTCATGTCCGGCGAAAAGCTGGAAGGGCATATCAAATCCTTCGACAACTTCTCCGTGTTGATGGAAGTGCACGGTGATATCCTCATCTACAAGCACGCGATCTGCAGCATCACCTCGGTAGACGGTGTATTCCGTCTGCACCAGTAG
- the miaA gene encoding tRNA (adenosine(37)-N6)-dimethylallyltransferase MiaA gives MAKKKIKLLVIGGPTGSGKSDLALRLAEEIGAEIVNADSMQVYRGMNIGTAKPSPEELARVPHHLIDIVSPDQDFTASEFRCAATAAIEGIDRRGKKAIVVGGTGLYLRALLEGLLDSPTGDPELRRQFDDVPGEELHRRLLLADPETAARLHPNDRVRLIRALEVYLQTGRPISAFRAEHGFSGAYFDTFKAAISVERQELYRRLELRVERMIAAGLVDEVKGLLASGYRRDMKAMRSIGYKEICAHLDGEITLDEAVTLIKRDTRRYAKRQMTWFGRENEIYWLEYPTGFASILGHVIEFFG, from the coding sequence ATGGCGAAGAAGAAAATCAAGCTGCTTGTGATCGGCGGCCCGACCGGTTCGGGGAAGAGCGATCTGGCCCTTAGGCTCGCGGAGGAGATCGGCGCCGAGATCGTCAACGCCGACTCGATGCAGGTCTACCGGGGCATGAACATCGGCACAGCGAAGCCTAGCCCCGAGGAACTCGCCCGCGTGCCGCACCACCTGATCGACATCGTGTCGCCGGACCAGGACTTCACCGCGTCGGAGTTTCGGTGTGCGGCTACCGCAGCCATCGAGGGCATCGACCGGCGCGGCAAGAAGGCGATCGTCGTCGGGGGGACAGGTCTTTACCTGCGTGCCCTCTTGGAGGGGCTGCTCGACTCCCCGACCGGCGACCCGGAGCTGCGCCGTCAGTTCGACGATGTCCCGGGGGAGGAACTGCACCGTCGCCTGCTGCTCGCAGACCCGGAGACCGCGGCCCGGCTGCACCCAAACGACCGGGTCCGCCTGATCCGCGCCCTCGAGGTCTACCTCCAGACCGGTCGCCCCATCTCGGCGTTTCGTGCCGAGCACGGCTTTTCCGGCGCTTACTTCGATACCTTCAAGGCGGCCATATCAGTGGAGCGCCAGGAGCTGTACCGCCGCCTCGAGCTCAGGGTGGAGCGGATGATAGCGGCCGGGCTCGTGGACGAGGTGAAAGGTCTGCTCGCCTCAGGGTATCGCCGCGACATGAAGGCCATGCGCTCCATAGGCTACAAGGAGATCTGCGCACATCTGGATGGAGAAATAACGCTGGATGAAGCAGTTACGCTGATAAAGAGGGACACACGGCGTTACGCGAAGCGTCAGATGACATGGTTCGGCAGGGAAAATGAAATTTATTGGCTTGAATATCCTACAGGTTTTGCTAGTATCCTTGGTCATGTGATTGAATTTTTTGGGTAA
- a CDS encoding response regulator yields MVKLKRILLVEDNANDAELTLEALAEHNLANGVDVVRDGAEALDYLYQRGKYSEYEPGNLAVILLDLKLPKVDGLEVLSSIKADEKLKFIPVVVLTSSREERDVVESYRLGVNAYVVKPVNFSEFITAVKEIGAFWAIVNEPPPMSSRGLNK; encoded by the coding sequence ATGGTAAAACTAAAGCGCATTCTGTTGGTGGAGGATAACGCAAACGATGCCGAACTCACGTTGGAGGCGTTGGCAGAGCACAACCTCGCCAATGGAGTAGATGTTGTCAGGGACGGTGCCGAAGCTCTGGATTACCTCTACCAGAGGGGGAAATATTCAGAGTATGAGCCGGGCAACCTGGCCGTCATCCTTCTGGATCTGAAACTCCCCAAAGTCGACGGACTTGAGGTTTTGAGCTCCATTAAGGCTGACGAGAAGCTGAAATTCATCCCGGTGGTCGTTCTCACCTCTTCACGCGAAGAACGAGATGTGGTTGAGAGCTATCGGCTCGGCGTCAACGCCTACGTCGTCAAGCCGGTGAACTTTTCCGAGTTCATCACGGCCGTCAAGGAAATCGGTGCCTTCTGGGCCATCGTCAATGAACCGCCCCCGATGTCTTCCCGAGGTTTGAATAAATGA
- a CDS encoding SpoIIE family protein phosphatase has translation MTQRLRILHLEDDPMDAELVLMALSAEGMDCEVEVVSRREEFQNALERGGMDLILADFALPAFDGMTALAMVRTKLPDLPFVFVSGKLGEEAAIESLKSGATDYVLKSRLSRLVPAVQRALTEAKERARQRETERELEVAHAEIEKRAEDYRNLFNSIRDVIVVSDHHRTILHVNQPALREIFGYESEEVIGKSSRILYADKRDYESTGKEVFDVRTPVKGALSELHFRRKNGEVFIGELFAMKRLDRFGKVTGNISIFRDTSERKKAEADLRESELRRMQLQMELVYAAEIQAKLLPRCYPQIPHFEMAARCLPAKQVGGDFYDWQQVSPALFNLTLGDVMGKGMAAAMLMATVRAALHAVTLYNQPAQAVHLAEKALNEDLENSESFVTLFHAQLDAGTRTLSFVDCGHGYVFVRRANGKVETLSPRGLPLGVKGEEIYQEGRIRFGRGDVMVLYSDGLVDAKPQLELTHELIARQLAGKESALEMVDSLISLTDKPDPQPDDITVLVLQAL, from the coding sequence ATGACGCAGCGCCTGCGCATACTACATCTTGAAGACGATCCGATGGATGCTGAGCTGGTTTTGATGGCGCTCAGCGCAGAGGGGATGGATTGTGAAGTCGAGGTGGTATCTCGGCGCGAGGAGTTCCAGAACGCCCTGGAGCGGGGCGGGATGGATCTCATCCTAGCCGACTTCGCCCTCCCGGCCTTTGACGGTATGACCGCCCTCGCCATGGTGCGGACCAAGCTTCCCGACCTCCCCTTTGTCTTCGTCTCGGGGAAACTGGGCGAAGAAGCGGCGATCGAGTCCCTCAAAAGCGGTGCGACGGACTACGTGCTGAAAAGCCGGCTGTCTCGACTGGTTCCCGCGGTGCAGCGCGCGCTCACCGAGGCGAAGGAGCGGGCGAGGCAGCGGGAGACCGAGCGGGAACTCGAGGTGGCCCACGCTGAGATCGAGAAGAGGGCCGAGGACTATCGGAACCTCTTCAACAGCATCCGGGACGTGATCGTGGTGTCCGATCACCACCGGACCATACTGCATGTGAACCAGCCAGCCCTGCGCGAGATCTTCGGATACGAATCTGAAGAGGTAATCGGCAAGAGCAGCAGGATTCTCTACGCAGACAAGCGTGACTACGAAAGCACCGGTAAAGAGGTGTTCGATGTACGGACCCCGGTCAAAGGCGCGCTGTCGGAACTCCACTTCCGCAGAAAGAACGGGGAGGTGTTCATCGGCGAACTCTTCGCCATGAAGCGCCTGGACCGCTTCGGCAAGGTAACCGGCAACATATCCATTTTCAGAGACACAAGCGAACGCAAGAAAGCGGAGGCAGACCTCCGCGAGAGCGAGTTGCGCCGCATGCAACTGCAGATGGAACTCGTATATGCGGCCGAGATACAGGCTAAGCTTTTACCACGTTGCTACCCGCAGATCCCGCACTTCGAGATGGCTGCCCGATGCCTACCGGCCAAGCAGGTTGGCGGGGACTTCTACGACTGGCAGCAGGTGTCGCCGGCGCTGTTCAACCTGACCCTGGGAGACGTGATGGGAAAGGGGATGGCGGCGGCCATGCTCATGGCGACCGTTAGGGCGGCGCTGCACGCTGTCACCCTGTACAATCAGCCCGCACAGGCCGTGCATCTTGCCGAGAAGGCGCTGAACGAGGACTTGGAGAATTCAGAGAGCTTCGTGACCCTCTTTCACGCCCAGCTCGACGCCGGCACGAGGACCCTCTCCTTTGTCGACTGCGGCCACGGCTATGTTTTCGTCCGGCGCGCGAACGGGAAGGTGGAGACGCTGTCGCCGCGGGGGCTTCCTCTCGGCGTGAAAGGGGAGGAGATCTACCAGGAAGGGAGGATCCGCTTCGGAAGGGGGGACGTCATGGTCCTTTACAGCGACGGCCTGGTAGATGCGAAGCCGCAGCTGGAACTGACCCACGAGCTGATCGCCCGGCAATTGGCAGGCAAGGAGAGCGCCCTCGAGATGGTGGACAGCCTGATCTCTTTGACCGACAAGCCGGATCCGCAGCCGGACGACATCACAGTACTGGTGCTGCAGGCGCTGTAA
- a CDS encoding DUF512 domain-containing protein: protein MSGLTIDRIIPGSIAEELELQPGDRLIAVNGHQLRDVIDYNFYASDDELELQVEKADGELWELEVEREEGEPLGLSFQAPAPARCGNNCVFCFVHQLPRGLRGPLYVKDEDYRLSFLYGNYVTMANIGRAELERIKEQRLSPLYISVHATEPALREKLLGKSGILSILDVIRELAEARITMHTQVVLCPGWNDGDVFAKTVEDLAALHPWVSSLAVVPVGLTEHRHNLPPLAPVTKEFAAAFVGEWFPQSQLLEKRLGAPFLFLADEFYIKGEVPFPDVASYGDLPQLENGVGMIPLFLSEADQVLQEAEKLKSGRFTVVTGESPYRFLSEFLERLSGATGVAMHPVPVRNRLFGPTVTVTGLVCGADVVAALQGVDLGDAVLVPDVMLKEGEGVFLDDLSLHDVEQQLGAPVQVVESTPYGIYDALVERLG from the coding sequence ATGTCAGGGCTTACCATAGACCGGATCATACCGGGAAGCATAGCGGAGGAGCTGGAGCTCCAGCCCGGTGACCGGCTCATCGCGGTGAACGGTCACCAACTGCGCGATGTCATCGACTACAATTTTTACGCCTCGGACGACGAGCTCGAGCTGCAGGTTGAGAAGGCGGACGGGGAGCTCTGGGAGCTCGAGGTTGAACGCGAGGAGGGGGAGCCTCTGGGGCTCTCGTTCCAGGCGCCCGCTCCGGCGCGCTGCGGCAACAACTGCGTGTTCTGCTTCGTGCACCAGCTCCCACGCGGGCTGCGCGGTCCTCTCTACGTGAAGGATGAGGATTACCGCCTCTCCTTTCTTTACGGCAACTACGTCACCATGGCGAACATCGGGCGGGCCGAGCTGGAGCGGATCAAGGAGCAACGCCTTTCGCCGCTTTACATCTCGGTGCATGCGACGGAACCGGCGCTGCGGGAGAAGCTCCTCGGCAAGAGCGGCATCCTTTCCATCCTCGACGTGATACGCGAGCTCGCCGAGGCGCGCATCACCATGCATACCCAAGTGGTACTCTGCCCCGGTTGGAACGATGGCGACGTCTTCGCGAAGACCGTCGAGGACTTGGCGGCGCTGCACCCGTGGGTGTCGTCGCTTGCCGTCGTTCCGGTCGGTCTCACCGAGCACCGCCATAACCTCCCCCCCTTGGCGCCGGTTACCAAGGAGTTCGCCGCCGCCTTTGTGGGTGAGTGGTTCCCGCAGTCGCAGCTCCTTGAGAAGCGTCTCGGTGCACCGTTTCTCTTCCTGGCCGATGAATTCTACATAAAGGGGGAGGTCCCTTTCCCGGACGTGGCGAGCTACGGCGACCTGCCGCAGTTGGAGAATGGCGTCGGGATGATACCGCTTTTCCTCTCCGAGGCCGATCAGGTGCTGCAGGAGGCCGAAAAGCTGAAGTCGGGACGCTTTACCGTGGTGACCGGCGAATCCCCTTACCGCTTCCTCTCTGAGTTCCTGGAGCGCCTCTCCGGCGCCACGGGGGTCGCCATGCATCCGGTACCGGTACGAAACCGGCTCTTTGGCCCAACCGTCACCGTGACCGGTCTTGTGTGCGGCGCCGACGTGGTGGCGGCCCTGCAGGGGGTGGATCTTGGCGACGCGGTACTCGTGCCGGACGTGATGCTAAAAGAAGGGGAGGGGGTCTTTCTGGACGACCTTAGTCTGCATGACGTTGAGCAGCAGCTGGGTGCCCCGGTCCAGGTCGTGGAGTCGACCCCTTACGGGATCTACGACGCACTGGTGGAGCGGCTTGGGTAG
- a CDS encoding AAA family ATPase, whose translation MCKKIFIAATGQHVGKTTISLSLLHLAKKKYARVGFIKPIGPKVFMLDGVEMDMDAALIASVYGLEADRKLMSPVVVGKGYTKKYLSGEIAPEAPLEAIKKACRELEAKNDFLIIEGSGHGGVGSVVGINNAQVARTLDAPVIMVGAGGIGCVIDSVQLNLSLFQQQGADVKLVLVNKLLAAKREETLGFLRSFFESRQQRVAGAFDYSRTLANPTLLDLSKLLKLPLQGDQEGKNRIINHIQLGAASSQRVIDTLQDSTLLITTSSRDELIVTASALYNIPAYRHKLAGMVIPGSAPVSAITQKILDDSNIPYLRTSQNTADAFLTLTEHVSKMTADDVEKISLIQSTAESVFDFEAIDAMAR comes from the coding sequence ATGTGCAAGAAGATTTTCATAGCCGCGACCGGGCAGCATGTAGGGAAGACGACGATAAGTCTTTCGCTGCTGCACCTCGCGAAAAAGAAGTACGCCCGCGTAGGCTTCATAAAGCCGATCGGCCCGAAGGTATTCATGCTCGACGGCGTCGAGATGGACATGGACGCCGCACTCATCGCCTCCGTCTACGGCCTGGAGGCCGACCGCAAGCTCATGTCGCCGGTCGTTGTCGGCAAGGGGTACACGAAGAAGTACCTCTCCGGCGAGATCGCGCCCGAAGCGCCGCTTGAGGCGATCAAAAAGGCGTGCCGCGAGCTCGAGGCGAAGAACGATTTCCTCATCATCGAGGGGTCCGGACACGGCGGCGTGGGCTCCGTGGTTGGCATCAACAACGCCCAGGTGGCGAGGACACTCGACGCGCCGGTGATCATGGTCGGCGCGGGCGGCATCGGCTGCGTCATCGATTCGGTGCAGTTGAACCTTTCCCTGTTCCAGCAGCAGGGTGCCGACGTGAAGCTGGTCCTCGTGAACAAGCTTCTTGCCGCCAAGCGCGAGGAGACGCTCGGGTTCCTGCGGTCCTTCTTCGAAAGCCGTCAGCAACGTGTGGCCGGTGCCTTCGATTACTCCCGCACCCTGGCGAACCCGACCCTCCTCGACCTCTCGAAGCTTCTGAAGCTGCCACTGCAGGGGGACCAGGAAGGGAAGAACCGGATCATCAACCACATCCAGTTGGGCGCCGCCTCGTCGCAGCGTGTCATCGACACCCTGCAGGACTCGACGCTCCTCATCACCACCAGTTCGCGCGACGAGCTCATCGTCACCGCGTCGGCGCTGTACAACATCCCGGCCTACCGGCACAAGCTGGCGGGTATGGTGATCCCGGGCTCCGCTCCGGTATCCGCCATCACCCAGAAGATCCTGGATGACAGCAACATCCCGTACCTGCGCACCTCGCAGAACACGGCCGACGCCTTCCTCACCCTGACCGAGCACGTCTCGAAGATGACCGCGGACGACGTGGAGAAGATCAGCCTGATCCAGTCCACTGCCGAAAGCGTCTTCGACTTCGAGGCGATCGACGCGATGGCCCGCTAG
- a CDS encoding secondary thiamine-phosphate synthase enzyme YjbQ codes for MKHHRKELWFQIKSRRGFVNITRDLEAALAESGIREGLLLCNAMHITASVFINDDESGLHQDFEQWLEELAPEKPHSRYRHNVGEDNGDAHLKRTIMGREVAVAVTGGKLDLGPWEQVFYGEFDGMRRKRVLIKIIGE; via the coding sequence ATGAAGCACCACCGGAAGGAACTGTGGTTCCAGATCAAGAGCAGACGGGGGTTCGTTAACATCACCCGTGATTTAGAGGCGGCCCTGGCAGAAAGCGGCATCAGGGAAGGGCTACTGCTTTGCAACGCTATGCACATCACCGCAAGCGTCTTTATAAACGACGACGAAAGCGGGCTGCACCAGGACTTCGAGCAATGGCTTGAAGAGCTTGCCCCGGAAAAGCCGCACAGCCGCTACCGGCACAACGTGGGCGAGGATAACGGCGACGCTCATCTGAAGAGGACGATCATGGGGCGCGAGGTTGCCGTTGCGGTTACGGGTGGGAAGCTGGATCTAGGTCCCTGGGAGCAGGTTTTTTACGGGGAGTTCGATGGCATGCGGAGAAAGCGCGTTCTGATAAAGATCATCGGCGAGTAG